Proteins encoded together in one Staphylococcus aureus window:
- a CDS encoding CatB-related O-acetyltransferase, whose translation MRIAIEKIIGLLKNQSSKESNVKIHRLAYITNSKFDGNNYIDRWCKIRNSHIGEYSYIGFGSDFNNVEVGRYCSISSDVKIGLGKHPTHFFSSSPIFYSNNNPFNIKQKFIDFNDQPSRTTIKNDVWIGANVIIMDGLTINTGAVIAAGSVVTKNVGAYEVVGGVPAKVIKKRFDNKTIEKLLESKWWEKTPDKLKGFSVEYLNKKDT comes from the coding sequence ATGAGGATAGCGATTGAAAAGATAATTGGTTTGCTGAAAAACCAGTCCTCTAAAGAATCGAATGTTAAGATTCATCGCTTGGCGTATATTACAAACTCAAAATTTGATGGCAATAACTATATAGATAGATGGTGTAAAATCAGGAATTCTCACATTGGTGAATACAGTTATATTGGATTTGGTAGTGATTTTAATAATGTAGAAGTAGGAAGATATTGTTCGATATCTTCGGATGTAAAAATTGGGTTAGGAAAACATCCTACACACTTTTTTAGCTCATCACCGATTTTTTATTCTAATAATAATCCATTTAACATAAAGCAAAAGTTTATAGACTTTAATGACCAACCAAGCCGTACAACAATTAAAAATGATGTGTGGATTGGTGCAAATGTAATTATTATGGATGGTTTAACAATAAATACTGGTGCAGTCATAGCAGCCGGCTCAGTTGTTACTAAAAATGTAGGAGCATATGAGGTTGTTGGTGGTGTTCCTGCAAAAGTGATTAAGAAGCGATTTGACAATAAAACAATTGAAAAACTTTTGGAAAGCAAGTGGTGGGAGAAAACGCCTGACAAACTAAAAGGATTTTCGGTTGAATATTTAAATAAAAAGGATACTTAA
- the cap8E gene encoding type 8 capsular polysaccharide synthesis protein Cap8E, with product MFDDKILLITGGTGSFGNAVMKQFLDSNIKEIRIFSRDEKKQDDIRKKYNNSKLKFYIGDVRDSQSVETAMRDVDYVFHAAALKQVPSCEFFPVEAVKTNIIGTENVLQSAIHQNVKKVICLSTDKAAYPINAMGISKAMMEKVFVAKSRNIRSEQTLICGTRYGNVMASRGSVIPLFIDKIKAGEPLTITDPDMTRFLMSLEDAVELVVHAFKHAETGDIMVQKAPSSTVGDLATALLELFEADNAIEIIGTRHGEKKAETLLTREEYAQCEDMGDYFRVPADSRDLNYSNYVETGNEKITQSYEYNSDNTHILTVEEIKEKLLTLEYVRNELNDYKASMR from the coding sequence ATGTTCGATGACAAAATTTTATTAATTACTGGGGGCACAGGATCATTCGGTAATGCTGTTATGAAACAGTTTTTAGATTCTAATATTAAAGAAATTCGTATTTTTTCACGCGATGAGAAAAAACAAGATGACATTCGAAAAAAATATAATAATTCAAAATTAAAGTTCTACATTGGTGATGTGCGTGATAGTCAAAGTGTAGAAACAGCAATGCGAGATGTTGATTACGTATTCCATGCAGCAGCTTTAAAACAAGTGCCGTCATGTGAATTCTTTCCAGTTGAGGCAGTGAAGACAAATATTATTGGTACAGAAAATGTCTTACAAAGTGCTATTCATCAAAATGTTAAAAAAGTCATATGTTTATCTACAGATAAGGCAGCGTATCCTATTAATGCTATGGGTATTTCAAAAGCAATGATGGAAAAAGTATTCGTAGCCAAATCAAGAAATATTCGTAGTGAACAAACGCTTATTTGTGGTACAAGATACGGTAATGTGATGGCTTCAAGAGGATCAGTAATACCTTTGTTTATCGACAAAATCAAAGCTGGAGAACCTTTAACGATTACAGATCCTGATATGACAAGATTTTTAATGAGCTTAGAAGATGCGGTAGAACTAGTTGTTCATGCATTTAAGCATGCAGAGACAGGAGATATTATGGTTCAAAAAGCACCAAGCTCAACGGTAGGGGATCTTGCGACCGCATTATTAGAATTGTTTGAAGCTGATAATGCAATTGAAATCATTGGTACGCGACATGGAGAGAAAAAAGCAGAAACATTGTTGACGAGAGAAGAATACGCACAATGTGAAGATATGGGTGATTATTTTAGAGTGCCGGCAGACTCCAGAGATTTAAATTATAGTAATTATGTTGAAACCGGTAACGAAAAGATTACGCAATCTTATGAATATAACTCCGATAATACACATATTTTAACGGTGGAAGAGATAAAAGAAAAACTTTTAACACTAGAATATGTTAGAAACGAATTGAATGATTATAAAGCTTCAATGAGATAG
- the cap8F gene encoding type 8 capsular polysaccharide synthesis protein Cap8F produces the protein MNIVITGAKGFVGKNLKADLTSTTDHHIFEVHRQTKEEELESALLKADFVVHLAGVNRPEHDKEFSLGNVSYLDHVLDILTRNTKKPAILLSSSIQATQDNPYGESKLQGEQLLREYAEEYGNTVYIYRWPNLFGKWCKPNYNSVIATFCYKIARNEEIQVNDRNVELTLNYVDDIVAEIKRAIEGTPTIENGVPTVPNVFKVTLGEIVDLLYKFKQSRLDRTLPKLDNLFEKDLYSTYLSYLPSTDFSYPLLMNVDDRGSFTEFIKTPDRGQVSVNISKPGITKGNHWHHTKNEKFLVVSGKGVIRFRHVNDDEIIEYYVSGDKLEVVDIPVGYTHNIENLGDTDMVTIMWVNEMFDPNQPDTYFLEV, from the coding sequence TTGAATATTGTAATTACAGGAGCAAAAGGTTTTGTAGGAAAAAACTTGAAAGCAGATTTAACTTCAACGACAGATCATCATATTTTCGAAGTACATCGACAAACTAAAGAGGAAGAATTAGAGTCAGCATTGTTGAAAGCAGACTTTGTCGTGCATTTAGCGGGTGTTAATCGACCTGAACATGACAAAGAATTCAGCTTAGGAAACGTGAGTTATTTAGATCATGTACTTGATATATTAACTAGAAATACGAAAAAGCCAGCGATATTATTATCGTCTTCAATACAAGCAACACAAGATAATCCTTATGGTGAGAGTAAGTTGCAAGGGGAACAGCTATTAAGAGAGTATGCCGAAGAGTATGGCAATACGGTTTATATTTATCGCTGGCCAAATTTATTCGGCAAGTGGTGTAAGCCGAATTATAACTCAGTGATAGCAACATTTTGTTACAAAATTGCACGTAACGAAGAGATTCAAGTTAATGATCGGAATGTTGAACTAACGCTAAACTACGTGGATGATATCGTCGCTGAAATAAAGCGTGCTATTGAAGGAACTCCAACGATTGAAAATGGTGTACCTACAGTACCAAACGTATTTAAAGTGACATTGGGAGAAATTGTAGATTTATTATACAAGTTCAAACAGTCACGTCTCGATCGAACATTGCCGAAATTAGATAACTTGTTTGAAAAAGATTTGTATAGTACGTATTTAAGCTATCTACCTAGTACAGACTTTAGTTATCCCTTACTTATGAATGTGGATGATAGGGGTTCTTTTACAGAATTTATAAAAACACCGGATCGTGGTCAAGTTTCTGTAAATATTTCTAAACCAGGTATTACTAAAGGTAATCACTGGCATCATACTAAAAACGAAAAATTTCTAGTCGTATCAGGTAAAGGGGTAATTCGTTTTAGACATGTTAATGATGATGAAATCATTGAATATTATGTTTCTGGCGACAAATTAGAAGTTGTAGACATACCAGTAGGATACACACATAATATTGAAAATTTAGGCGACACAGATATGGTAACTATTATGTGGGTGAATGAAATGTTTGATCCAAATCAGCCAGATACGTATTTCTTGGAGGTATAG
- the cap8D gene encoding type 8 capsular polysaccharide synthesis protein Cap8D, whose amino-acid sequence MAHLSVKLRLLILALIDSLIVTFSVFVSYYILEPYFKTYSVKLLILAAISLFISHHISAFIFNMYHRAWEYASVSELILIVKAVTTSIVITMVVVTIVTGNRPFFRLYLITWMMHLILIGGSRLFWRIYRKYLGGKSFNKKPTLVVGAGQAGSMLIRQMLKSDEMKLEPVLAVDDDEHKRNITITEGVKVQGKIADIPELVRKYKIKKIIIAIPTIGQERLKEINNICHMDGVELLKMPNIEDVMSGELEVNQLKKVEVEDLLGRDPVELDMDMISNELTNKTILVTGAGGSIGSEICRQVCNFYPERIILLGHGENSIYLINRELRNRFGKNVDIVPIIADVQNRARMFEIMETYKPYAVYHAAAHKHVPLMEDNPEEAVRNNILGTKNTAEAAKNAEVKKFVMISTDKAVNPPNVMGASKRIAEMIIQSLNDETHRTNFVAVRFGNVLGSRGSVIPLFKSQIEEGGPVTVTHPEMTRYFMTIPEASRLVLQAGALAEGGEVFVLDMGEPVKIVDLARNLIKLSGKKEDDIRITYTGIRPGEKMFEELMNKDEVHPEQVFEKIYRGKVQHMKCNEVEAIIQDIVNDFSKEKIINYANGKKGDNYVR is encoded by the coding sequence ATGGCACATTTATCTGTGAAATTGCGGCTTTTAATACTAGCATTAATCGATTCACTGATAGTGACATTTTCAGTATTCGTAAGTTATTACATTTTAGAACCGTATTTCAAAACATATTCTGTCAAATTATTAATATTGGCAGCTATATCACTATTCATATCGCATCATATTTCAGCATTTATTTTTAATATGTATCATCGAGCGTGGGAATATGCCAGTGTGAGTGAATTGATTTTAATTGTTAAAGCTGTGACGACATCTATCGTTATTACGATGGTGGTCGTGACAATTGTTACAGGCAATAGACCGTTTTTTAGATTGTATTTAATTACTTGGATGATGCACTTGATTTTAATAGGTGGCTCAAGGTTATTTTGGCGTATTTATCGGAAATACCTTGGAGGTAAGTCATTTAATAAGAAGCCAACTTTAGTTGTTGGTGCTGGTCAAGCAGGTTCAATGCTGATTAGACAAATGTTGAAAAGTGACGAAATGAAACTTGAACCGGTATTAGCAGTCGATGATGACGAACATAAACGCAATATCACAATTACTGAGGGTGTAAAAGTCCAAGGTAAAATTGCGGATATTCCAGAACTAGTGAGGAAATATAAGATTAAAAAAATCATCATTGCAATTCCAACTATTGGTCAAGAGCGTTTGAAAGAAATTAATAATATTTGCCATATGGATGGCGTTGAGTTATTGAAAATGCCAAATATAGAAGACGTCATGTCTGGTGAGTTAGAAGTGAACCAACTTAAAAAAGTTGAAGTAGAAGATTTACTAGGCAGAGATCCTGTTGAATTAGATATGGATATGATATCAAATGAATTGACGAATAAAACTATTTTAGTTACGGGTGCAGGTGGTTCAATAGGATCAGAAATTTGTAGACAAGTTTGTAATTTCTATCCAGAACGTATTATTCTACTTGGCCATGGTGAAAACAGTATTTATTTAATCAATCGTGAATTGCGAAATCGCTTCGGAAAAAATGTTGATATCGTTCCTATTATAGCGGATGTGCAAAATAGAGCGCGTATGTTTGAAATTATGGAAACGTATAAACCATACGCAGTTTATCATGCAGCAGCACACAAGCACGTGCCGTTAATGGAAGACAACCCTGAAGAAGCAGTACGTAATAATATTTTAGGTACGAAAAATACTGCTGAAGCTGCTAAAAATGCAGAGGTAAAGAAATTCGTTATGATTTCTACGGATAAAGCCGTTAATCCGCCTAATGTCATGGGAGCTTCAAAGCGAATTGCAGAAATGATTATTCAAAGTTTAAATGATGAAACGCATCGAACAAATTTTGTTGCAGTGAGATTTGGTAATGTACTTGGATCGAGAGGATCTGTGATTCCACTTTTCAAAAGTCAAATTGAAGAAGGTGGGCCAGTTACTGTGACACATCCTGAAATGACACGTTACTTTATGACAATTCCTGAAGCTTCTAGACTAGTTTTGCAGGCAGGGGCATTAGCAGAAGGTGGCGAAGTATTTGTGCTAGATATGGGAGAACCAGTGAAAATTGTAGATTTGGCACGTAATTTAATTAAGCTAAGTGGTAAAAAAGAAGACGACATACGCATTACTTATACAGGGATTAGACCCGGCGAAAAAATGTTTGAAGAGCTTATGAATAAAGATGAGGTTCATCCTGAACAAGTATTTGAAAAAATTTATCGTGGCAAAGTACAACATATGAAATGTAATGAAGTTGAAGCGATTATTCAAGACATCGTCAATGACTTTAGTAAAGAAAAAATTATTAACTATGCCAATGGCAAAAAGGGAGATAATTATGTTCGATGA
- the cap8G gene encoding type 8 capsular polysaccharide synthesis protein Cap8G has protein sequence MEKLKLMTIVGTRPEIIRLSSTIKACDQYFNQILVHTGQNYDYTLNQIFFDDLELRQPDHYLEAVGSNLGETMGNIIAKTYDVLLREQPDALLILGDTNSCLAAVSAKRLKIPVFHMEAGNRCFDQNVPEEINRKIVDHVSDVNLPYTEHSRRYLLDEGFNKANIFVTGSPMTEVIEAHRDKINHSDVLNKLGLEPQQYILVSAHREENIDNEKNFKSLMNAINDIAKKYKMPVIYSTHPRSWKKIEESKFEFDPLVKQLKPFGFFDYNALQKDAFVVLSDSGTLSEESSILKFPGVLIRTSTERPEVLDKGTVIVGGITYNNLIQSVELAREMQNNNEPMIDAIDYKDTNVSTKVVKIIQSYKDIINRNTWRK, from the coding sequence ATGGAAAAACTGAAATTAATGACAATAGTTGGTACAAGGCCTGAAATCATTCGTTTATCATCAACGATTAAAGCATGTGATCAATATTTTAATCAGATATTAGTACACACTGGTCAAAATTATGATTATACATTGAATCAAATTTTCTTTGATGATTTGGAATTAAGACAACCGGACCACTACTTAGAGGCAGTTGGAAGTAACCTTGGAGAAACGATGGGGAATATTATTGCGAAGACATATGATGTTTTATTACGCGAACAACCAGATGCACTTTTAATTCTTGGTGATACAAATAGTTGTTTAGCAGCAGTATCTGCTAAACGATTAAAGATTCCTGTGTTCCACATGGAAGCGGGTAATAGATGCTTTGATCAGAATGTACCTGAAGAAATCAATCGTAAAATTGTTGACCATGTCAGTGATGTGAATCTACCTTATACGGAACATAGCAGACGTTATTTATTAGATGAAGGCTTCAATAAAGCGAATATCTTTGTGACAGGATCACCGATGACAGAAGTGATAGAAGCGCATCGAGATAAAATTAATCACAGTGACGTTTTAAATAAACTAGGATTAGAACCGCAACAATACATTTTAGTATCTGCGCATAGAGAAGAGAATATCGATAATGAAAAGAATTTTAAATCATTAATGAATGCGATAAATGATATTGCCAAAAAGTATAAAATGCCTGTGATTTATTCAACGCATCCAAGAAGTTGGAAGAAAATTGAAGAAAGTAAATTTGAATTTGATCCATTAGTTAAACAGTTAAAGCCATTTGGTTTCTTTGATTATAATGCATTGCAAAAAGATGCATTTGTTGTGCTATCAGATAGTGGAACATTGTCAGAAGAGTCGTCTATTTTGAAGTTCCCTGGTGTCCTTATTCGAACTTCCACAGAAAGACCGGAAGTACTAGATAAAGGTACGGTTATTGTAGGTGGTATTACCTATAACAATCTAATCCAATCCGTTGAACTAGCAAGAGAGATGCAAAACAATAACGAACCGATGATTGATGCTATTGATTATAAAGACACTAACGTTTCGACAAAGGTAGTTAAAATTATTCAAAGCTATAAAGATATTATCAATCGAAATACTTGGAGGAAATGA
- a CDS encoding glycosyltransferase, protein MRILNIVSSNIVQDPRVLKQIETIKGVTDDYKIVGMNNSQATNKRLENLDCNYRLLGSKVDPKNILSKLIKRIRFATGVIREIKAYKPDVIHANDFDVLLMVYLSNYKKANIVYDAHEIYAKNAFINKVPLISKFVESIEKHIVKHRVNAFVTVSHAAKEYYQSKGYKKEANVITNAPILNDSREFKEIENFKEIVYQGQIVMDRGYEEFIIASSAFKQNAPSFIIRGFGPHEEVIKELISYNPENIRLDKPVEVKELVDKLAESNVGVVLTKPVSINFEYTVSNKIFECIHAGLPVILSPVKEHIYLNEKYKFGIVLKEVTPLEIEKAVRKLRDNHDLFNHLRQNAIKASKILNWQIESERLVELYKF, encoded by the coding sequence ATGAGAATTTTAAATATTGTATCGAGTAATATTGTTCAAGACCCAAGGGTACTTAAACAAATAGAAACAATTAAAGGCGTTACGGATGATTATAAAATTGTTGGAATGAATAATTCACAAGCTACTAATAAGCGATTGGAAAATTTAGATTGTAATTATCGTTTGTTAGGTAGCAAGGTAGATCCAAAAAATATTCTTTCTAAATTAATTAAGCGTATAAGATTTGCAACAGGTGTTATCCGAGAAATTAAAGCTTATAAACCTGACGTGATTCATGCAAATGATTTCGACGTATTATTAATGGTCTATTTAAGCAATTATAAAAAAGCTAATATTGTTTATGATGCGCATGAAATATATGCGAAAAATGCCTTTATTAATAAAGTTCCACTTATTTCAAAGTTTGTAGAAAGTATAGAAAAACACATAGTAAAACATCGTGTTAATGCCTTCGTAACAGTAAGTCATGCAGCAAAAGAATATTATCAATCTAAAGGATATAAGAAGGAAGCGAATGTTATTACGAATGCACCTATTTTAAATGATAGCAGAGAATTTAAAGAAATCGAAAACTTTAAAGAAATTGTATATCAAGGTCAAATTGTAATGGACAGAGGATATGAAGAGTTTATTATTGCTTCATCAGCTTTTAAACAAAATGCTCCTTCATTCATAATTCGAGGGTTTGGTCCGCATGAAGAAGTGATAAAAGAACTGATTAGTTATAACCCGGAAAATATTAGGTTGGATAAACCAGTTGAAGTAAAAGAATTGGTTGATAAGTTAGCAGAAAGTAATGTTGGTGTTGTCTTGACGAAACCAGTATCTATTAATTTTGAATATACAGTATCTAATAAAATTTTTGAATGTATACATGCTGGTTTACCAGTAATTTTATCTCCTGTCAAAGAGCATATTTATCTCAATGAAAAATATAAATTTGGCATTGTTCTAAAGGAAGTTACGCCGTTAGAAATTGAAAAGGCGGTTAGAAAATTAAGAGATAATCACGATTTGTTTAATCATTTACGTCAAAATGCAATTAAGGCGTCTAAAATTTTGAATTGGCAAATAGAGAGTGAACGGTTAGTAGAATTATATAAATTTTAA